DNA sequence from the Colletotrichum destructivum chromosome 9, complete sequence genome:
ACCTGAACGGTAATGCCTTGATACCAAACGCTCAGGGAATCTTACGTTCGTGATGGCAGTGATATAGGCAAGGAACGTCTGAGGAGTCCACTTTAGCGGCTTCGGAATCTTGTGATACGGCCTGAAATATGTATAATGGCCCACATAGCCCGGACGCTGGCTTTCCACGGAACTTTCCCACAGCCTCTCTACTGtacacgacgacgactcttCGGTTTTGGTAGTCAAGAGTGTGCTGTCGATGACTCCGTCGATGCTTATTTTGTTGCCACTTTGAGAGGCAAGCCGAAGGATCTCTTCGCTTGCATGCTCCAGAGCATCCTCGTCTCCCGAAAGTAGCAAGTGAATCCCATCATTGGACTCTCTGCCGTTAGCGTCCTCGGGCCAATAAAGCTCGATATGGCATCGCGTCTGCTCTTGTATATCCCAAATGGTGTGGTCAACCTCGTATAACAACTTGTTCCCAAGATCTGGACCAACTGAAATCCTGCGTGCACGAGTCTGCCAGGGGCTCTTGAGCGGCCGAGTCCGCATCCGCATAATTTCCAAAGTTGCGCGCCAGTTGGTGAGGGGCTCCTGCTTGATAAATCGAATAGCCTGGAGCCGCAGCTGTCTGAAGGAGCCCTGTGAAGATCGCTGATAACTCGTCTGCGTCTCGCGCCGGGCATTGTATTGTATGGCTGGTGCAACCAGCACGGGATCACGTTGTTCGGGGGTAGCGGCGGTATCTTTGGGCATCTCCTTGTTCTTCTGAGAGGGCCTTTTATCGGGCTTGCTCGTTCGTACGACAAACTTCCCATAGTCCTTTTTAAACAAATTGAGAGGCCGGGTTCTTCGGACCAATAGGGGCTTTCGCATCTCGCCCGCGGAGGTAGATGCTGCTGTAGCTCGCGAGGGCTGTGGTTCGTTTTCTCGTGTCTCAAAAGCCCGATCAACATACTCGGCTCCTCTCCCCTGGTCGGTCCGTCTTTCCGGTGAGAGGTTGCCAGCGTCGACCACCGGTTGCTCGCCTGTCCCCACCGTGGGATTGCCGTGACTCGCTGGTTCAGGTGGACTCTCTGCATTTGCTTCGTGTTGCGGTGCGATGGCATTTCGGGGGCTGCACTTGGTGGCTTCGGAAGATGAGTGCATCCAAAAGTGGGAGGGCGATAGTTGAGCCGGAGTCGCCCGAGACCATCTTCGAGGGCCCCTGGGAATCAGAGAAACCCCAGGGACGCCAATGCAGTGGGATCGGGCTCTCCATGGTAGCGTGACTCCCAGGGACATTAGCTAGGAATGGCCCATGTTGAATGCTGGGCTCACAGTTTGTCGCATCTGAGATTTGGTAGGAGTTGAGGTTGCAAGGCTGGTTATCTTGGCAAGTAGATACTTTCAGGTACGAAGACATTCAGTAAGGAGAGAGAAATTTCCACTTCGCGCCGATTGATCCCGGTCCCATTTTTTGAGTTGTCACTCACCCCACAATAGGTTGTCTACCTGCACTAGTACCTAAGGTATCAACTACCTAGGTTAATGAAGTGCCGAGTCAGTTGCATCGCTTTACACTCAAGAGGTAAGCAGCTCCTTGTCCCAGGATAACAACGACTAACAAAACTGTATATATGAAGCCGGGTATACAAGAAAATAAGTCTCCCCTCATCACTATTACTTTTTGGGCGACCCAGGTAGGGCGCCAAAGTGGGCGTGGGCTGGGCCACTCTGGTCAACGCCCTGCCAGCCCTCGTTCCATCCTTCGTCTTCTGCCACAGCGTGCTTAGCCTCGCCGTTCTCTGCCAGACCCTTAACATCGCTCCAATATGACAATCTTTTTACCTCCTCGTCAGCATGCTTAATCGCAGCGGCAAGGTgttcctttctctcctttgCCTTGTCCAATCCCCCCTGCTGTTCATCTGTGGCGACTGCGTCGTCATAAATCTGCGTCAAGCGACTCAGTAGaagcctcctcgaggcctgAAACACAAAGATGCCCATGATGTCGTGCATCTCGTCCTGCAAGTGCTCGAGGTTGTCTCTGGCATGGGATAGGTAGTTttcgacggcctcgatctTCTCGCGGTCAATTCGGGAAGCTCGCAAGACCGCCATCAACGTCCGGACGTCTTCAATATcgggcttctcctcttcaGTCATGCTCGTCTGTACGCTCGTCTTGCTGATGCTCCCTCGCCGGCTGCCCGCAACACTAGAGGAGCGGCTGTGATTAGCAGGCATGACGGTGAAATAGTCTGAGTTCAGCATATGCGGGTCGTCTGAAATAtcctcgggcttcttcttgatTCGCTTGCGAACCCAGCACCTTTTGCGAACAAAGGAATTCCACCACTTTGGCCCATGCCACGAGAACTTCTTGGAGAACATGAAGGAGTATTGCCACCCAAACTGATCCATGGCCACGCCTTCTGGACGATGTACTCTCCACTCAGGCCATGCCCATTCCCAGGATGGATCGGGGACTTGGGCTGTCTTCGTCGTTGTGGGACTCGTCTTGTGAAACTGGTTCTGCCATGGCGAAGGGTCGAGGTTACCCAGAGCCTTCCCAGAAAAGAGGGCGACACCGCAAGCTATACAACCTCTCTCGTTCTCCCACAGCACATCAACGGCCGTTTCCCGTTCCGCCGTGGTCGGTCTTGTTCTTTGAGTGCCACTTCGTGCGGGCACTGAAGCCTCATGCGGCGTAGGTCCTACATCAAGAGAAACGTCAGGAGTTGATCTCGGTTTTTCGAGTGGCACACGATGGGCTTACCTTCGATTTCGATTGAAGGCGCCGTAGCAGCCGTTGTAATTTGAAGCTCGAGCGCTGACGCCTTTTGTCGTTTTGCGGGTTTGGGGTGCTGGTTCTGTTCTTGATCTATCGATTGCCTAGGGGAGCCGGCGACGTGGCCCGCGTTGTGGCCTGTTTCGCCGTTCGCATTTGTGTTGGCATCATGGTcaccctcttcgtcttcgtcccgAAGCAGTTGTGATCCTGTCGAGACACGGGTAGCTCCACCAATGGTCTCAATGCTCGGCGATGCAACGCGTTCGTCGTGGTTGACGAGGTTAATTTCGTGGTCGTAGTCACTGTCTTTCAGGCCTGTAACCCGTCGAGAGCTTCGAAACGATGGCATCGCTACGTGTCAGAGCTTCGGGTGCCGGGCGTCAAACGGTTGCCACTATCATGCGGCCTCAAGACCCGACGCCGCAAAGGGAGACGCAAGTGGAGAAATGCAGTACCAAGCTGGGCATGATCTAGCTTCGCAGAGCTAATGACGGCACTGATCCTGGGATGTTGGAACACACGAATAGAGACTGGGCTACCCAGACATTGCCAACCCACGGCTGTAGAGGGACGGTATTCCCAGGCGCACCGTCGAGGGGTGGAAAGGGGGCAAAAAGGTCGTAGTGAGGAAGAAGCCCCAGATAACGAGGCCGCGGACTGGATGCGCTGTGAAGTGGATAGTTCTACAAGCTAGTTGTATGAGGAAATCAGTTGGGAACTGCGCTTTCAGACCAAGGTAGCATGAACTAAATCGTCACCAGCCTCGTAGTGGCCAACCGAAGACGCCGGACAAGGTTAGTACAATGCGCGAGCTGTGCGGCGGGATGGCGAAGCGGGCTTGGTCGGAGGCGAGAAACAGAGGTAAGGCCAGGGCATGAAGCGGCGGGTCCTCAGGTCCCGTTGATGATGTAATGCCTGCGATGTCACAACGTTTTTCGAGGCGTTGAGCACCCTTGTCGTCAGCTCTGAGTGCCAGAGAGCAAGCCTAGTAGCCCAGATCAACGCTGCCAAATCGAAATGTGCCGGGCCAGGACGCAATGGGTGATTCGGGAGCCACAAGGCAGCCGTTCAGCCGGCGTAGGGGTCTACCAAGATGATTGGGCTACGGCTCAGTGAGGTGTTGTCGAGAgacgagaagaaaaagaaatcTTGTCGCTATGACAGCTATGACAGACTGGGATGGGTTTGGCATTGGATTGGAAAGAATCTCTCAGTGCGACGTGGAAAGGGGGAGATCAAGGTACCGAGTTTGTCCCTTCTAAACATATGGCCTGTGCACGCTGGCTGCGGTTCCCGCTTGGGTGCAGGATTCGGCCAGGAGCGGCTGGGGAAAGCTACCTACCATTCCCCGCATTCATGCTGCTCTACGTCATGTATCTCTCACACCCTCACGTCAACCAGGAGCTTCCGTTGCTCGAAATTTCTTGCCTAGCCAGTTAGGTGAGGTATGGTCGCTCACTGGTGCGAAATGCGCCAGAAGTGGGAGAAGGGTGTAACCGCGCGGAATGAGGCAAGAGCTTGTGGCGCCCGTGATTCGGCCGTACTAATACATCGTGCCATCCTCCAAGACGGCTTCTgttcctctctttcttcctcttaCAATTCAATCAATCAAATTTCGCCCATCTCGACAAAAAAGTTACATACAGCCCAATCGCTCCGAGAAACGACTAGTCACCTTCCTCTACAGACATCCACAATCCACAAACAtgtccaagtccaaggcTCCCGTCTTCCTCGGTCTCTCCGCCGCTGGTGGCATCGGCTACTACCTCTACAGCGCAGGCGGCAAccccaaggccgccgaggccaagttTGAGAGTACGTCCACCTCATCACTCGCTCCCTCTTCGGCCGCACAAAAGCCTCGAGGTCCTAACCAATGCGTCATTAGGTGACGTACACAAGGCATCCGCTGAGGTCAAGTCGCACCTCCCCGGCGGTCGCACCCCCGACGCCCAGAACAAGGGCGCCCAGGTCGGTGCCAAactggacgaggccggcgcgaAGCTCGACTCTGCTGTGGGTTTTCCCGTGTTCATTACCATGCCATCTATTAGGCGAATACTCGGTTTTGTCGGCCGACTAATCACTCTCACAGGTTGCTGAGGCCGACAAGAAGTTCTCCGCGACCAAGAGCAACGTTGAGGCTTACGCCAAGGACGCGAAGGCGGAGGCCCTGAAGAAGGTTGACGCCTTTGATAaaaaggtcgaggacgaggccgcaAAGGCCAAGAGCGGCATCTCCAGCTGGTTCGGCGGCAAATAAGCTCGCAGGGTTTTGGCGTTTC
Encoded proteins:
- a CDS encoding Putative Peroxin/Ferlin domain-containing protein, which codes for MPSFRSSRRVTGLKDSDYDHEINLVNHDERVASPSIETIGGATRVSTGSQLLRDEDEEGDHDANTNANGETGHNAGHVAGSPRQSIDQEQNQHPKPAKRQKASALELQITTAATAPSIEIEGPTPHEASVPARSGTQRTRPTTAERETAVDVLWENERGCIACGVALFSGKALGNLDPSPWQNQFHKTSPTTTKTAQVPDPSWEWAWPEWRVHRPEGVAMDQFGWQYSFMFSKKFSWHGPKWWNSFVRKRCWVRKRIKKKPEDISDDPHMLNSDYFTVMPANHSRSSSVAGSRRGSISKTSVQTSMTEEEKPDIEDVRTLMAVLRASRIDREKIEAVENYLSHARDNLEHLQDEMHDIMGIFVFQASRRLLLSRLTQIYDDAVATDEQQGGLDKAKERKEHLAAAIKHADEEVKRLSYWSDVKGLAENGEAKHAVAEDEGWNEGWQGVDQSGPAHAHFGALPGSPKK